The sequence TGTTCATATATACTTTTGGATTCAAAAATTGTAAAAAAGACAAGAAAGATTTACAGGGAAATAAACAGAGTGCTCAATGACATGATAAACAGGTGCTGTACGGTATATGCCCTTGCAATCAAGGATGTGTCAAAAACCGATATAATTACAAATGTTGATGCCTATATAGACGGTATGACTCTTGTGGCCCTTATTGGCATGTGTCGTGCATAAATACTATTGTTAATAAGGTCTATATCTGGTATAATTTTAATATTATATTATATAACGAAATATTCGCAGTCTATATTATTGTATTAATATGTCTTATTGTTTGTAATTATGAATTTTTGGAGGATGCTTATGTGGACCAGAGAATATTTGAAAACCAGGGCAAAAAAAGTTTTAAAAGTGTCATACTGGAAAGCTTTTGTGGTGAGTCTCATTTTAGGAATAGCAATTGGGGACAGAGGCGGCGGCAGTGGCAGGGGTTTTAACAATTTAATGGAATCTTTGTCTCCTGAGGAAGCATTCATACTTTCATTGATTGTAATTTTTTTGGTGTTGTTGGGCATTGCATTTCGAATTTTTGTCGGTTATCATCTCGAAGTCGGCGGAAGGCGTTTCTTCGTGCAGAATGCTCAATTAGAGGGTGTTGCCAGTGAGGAACTGAGTGTTTTGGGTTATGCGTTCGACAAGGAAAGGTACATGGATGTATTAAAAGCGATGCTTTATAGAGGGGTTATGAATTTTCTATGGTATTTGCTTTTCATAATTCCCGGTATTGTGAAGAATTACGCCTATATGATGGTACCGTATATTCTTGCCGACAATCCGAATATCGGG comes from Acetivibrio thermocellus ATCC 27405 and encodes:
- a CDS encoding DUF975 family protein, whose amino-acid sequence is MWTREYLKTRAKKVLKVSYWKAFVVSLILGIAIGDRGGGSGRGFNNLMESLSPEEAFILSLIVIFLVLLGIAFRIFVGYHLEVGGRRFFVQNAQLEGVASEELSVLGYAFDKERYMDVLKAMLYRGVMNFLWYLLFIIPGIVKNYAYMMVPYILADNPNIGYKRALELSEKMTYGHKFNIFVLRLSFIGWYLLGVLACCIGVIFVPPYEHATMAELYLVLRQQAIEKNLCTSEELMLDLVLPDDGFREF